Proteins encoded in a region of the Zea mays cultivar B73 chromosome 2, Zm-B73-REFERENCE-NAM-5.0, whole genome shotgun sequence genome:
- the LOC103647740 gene encoding calcium-transporting ATPase 4, endoplasmic reticulum-type: protein MISSNIGEVASIFLTSALGIPEGLIPVQLLWVNLVTDGPPATALGFNPPDKDIMKKPPRRSDDSLITPWILFRYMVIGLYVGVATVGIFIIWYTHDSFMGIDLASDGHTLVSYSQLSNRDQCSSWEGFKVSPFTAGARTFSFDANPCDYFQGGKIKATTLSLSVLVAIEMFKFQIIKVHFLQSNNLQDHGLCKHYYMYPDQYE from the coding sequence ATGATCTCCTCAAACATCGGAGAGGTCGCGTCCATATTCCTGACATCGGCTTTGGGTATTCCAGAAGGTCTCATCCCAGTGCAACTCCTATGGGTCAATCTAGTTACAGATGGCCCTCCAGCGACTGCTTTGGGGTTCAACCCGCCAGATAAAGATATCATGAAGAAACCTCCTCGAAGAAGTGATGACTCGTTGATCACTCCTTGGATCTTGTTTCGCTATATGGTTATTGGCCTTTATGTTGGGGTTGCAACAGTGGGAATCTTCATCATCTGGTACACGCATGACAGCTTCATGGGAATTGACCTGGCTAGTGATGGTCATACACTTGTGTCGTACTCCCAGCTCTCAAACCGGGACCAGTGCTCCTCATGGGAGGGCTTCAAGGTGTCGCCATTCACCGCAGGAGCGAGGACATTCAGCTTCGATGCAAATCCATGCGATTACTTCCAGGGTGGCAAGATTAAAGCAACAACCCTCTCTCTGTCAGTCTTGGTGGCCATTGAGATGTTCAAGTTCCAAATTATCAAAGTGCACTTTCTTCAAAGCAACAATCTTCAAGATCACGGGCTCTGTAAACATTACTATATGTACCCTGACCAATATGAATAA